From the Corythoichthys intestinalis isolate RoL2023-P3 chromosome 13, ASM3026506v1, whole genome shotgun sequence genome, one window contains:
- the LOC130928019 gene encoding oocyte zinc finger protein XlCOF6-like, translated as MSDVIQVHRPERQECARMKEEEEESPCVKNMEEKLVHIKEEYFIRVENPHIEEQQQLHPLKKEEDDPLDVKVEVVDIHKWTDGNLKGEDGGPSEASRGAELLSGSSSKEGFQADYLIARPSESDDFTSYSMFCFRKYLGAEPESPGVKEDVELPQIKEEPKPGQRKTLPIKKEEEELPCGKEEEDHITRLTGEPLKSEDGPSVASRGAAPPSGGSSSRSTEVLQADIYIAPSDRDGATSHAPYNDDGHKTSHGDDKLSKCSQCGKNFANKYTCRTHMRSHTGENALVCSVCGQRFSQKGSLKRHTIIHTGEKPFSCSVCDQRFRSNRKLIFHRRTHTSEKPFACSICVKRFRNNRKLIFYRRTHTGEKPFSCSVCGKGFFQAGDLTKHTRTHFGEKPFPCLVCGKGFGQAGDLKRHTRTHTGEKPFSCSVCGQRFSQKHSLKIHTRTHTGEKPFSCSVCGQRFNLKSTLKRHTRTHTGEKPFSCSVCGQRFSQKHSLKIHTRTHTGEKPFSCSVCGQRFNRKSILKRHTSTHTGDKLFACSICDQRFRNNGNLIFHRRTHTGEKPISCSVCGKGFFQAGDLTKHTRTHFGEKPFPCLVCGKGFGQAGDLKRHTRTHTGEKPFSCSVCGQRFSQKHSLKIHTRTHTGEKPFSCSVCGQRFNLKSTLKRHTRTHTGEKPFSCSVCGQRFSQKHSLKIHTRTHTGEEPFSCSVCGQRFNRKSILKRHTSTHTGDKLFACSICDQRFRNNGNLIFHRRTHTGEKPISCSVCGKGFVHAGELTKHTRTHTGEKPFSCSVCGQKFTQKSSLKIHTRIHTGEKPFTCSVCGQGFARKDRIKRHVCVGVRSSGQ; from the exons ATGTCATTCAAGTTCATCGTCCTGAACGCCAGGAGTGTGCTCGCatgaaagaggaggaggaagagtcgcCATGCGTCAAGAATATGGAGGAAAAATTAGTCCACATTAAAGAGGAGTATTTCATTAGAGTTGAGAACCCCCACATTGAGGAGCAGCAGCAACTTCATCCcctcaaaaaggaggaggacgACCCGCTAGATGTTAAAGTGGAGGTGGTGGACATCCACAAGTGGACTGATGGGAACTTGAAAGGTGAAGATGGAGGTCCGAGTGAGGCCAGCAGAGGGGCGGAGCTTCTGAGTGGCAGCAGTTCAAAAGAAGGATTCCAAGCAGACTACCTCATCGCTCGACCATCAGAGAGTGACGACTTCACATCATACTCAATGTTCT gtttcagaaaataCCTTGGTGCTGAGCCAGAATCTCCTGGCGTAAAAGAGGATGTTgagctcccccaaatcaaagagGAGCCAAAGCCCGGTCAACGGAAGAcacttccaatcaaaaaggaggaggaggagctgcCATGTGGTAAAGAGGAGGAGGATCATATCACCAGGTTgactggtgagcccttgaagagTGAAGATGGTCCGAGTGTGGCCAGCAGAGGGGCGGCGCCTCCAAGCGGGGGGAGTAGCAGCAGGTCAACAGAAGTATTGCAAGCCGACATTTACATTGCGCCGTCAGATAGAGATGGCGCCACGTCACACGCACCTTACAATGATGATGGTCATAAGACATCTCACGGTGACGACAAACTCAgcaaatgctctcagtgtgggaaaaACTTTGCTAATAAGTATACTTGTCGGACCCATATGAGgagccacactggtgaaaatgctttagtctgctcagtttgtggtcaaagattcagtcaaaAGGGATCCTTAAAACGACACACAAtaatccacactggcgaaaaacctttttcctgctcagtttgtgatcaaagattcagGAGCAACAGAAAGTTGATATTCCACAGAAGAACCCACACtagtgaaaaaccttttgcctgctcaattTGTGTTAAAAGATTCAGGAACAACAGAAAGTTGATATTCTAcagaagaacccacactggtgaaaaacctttttcctgctcagtttgtggaaaaggTTTTTTTCAGGCAGGAGACTtaacaaaacacacaagaactcactttggcgaaaaaccttttccctgctTAGTTTGTGGAAAAGGTTTTGGTCAGGCGGGAGACCTaaaaagacacacaagaacccacactggcgaaaaacctttttcctgctcagtttgtggtcaaagattcagtcaaaAACATAGcttgaaaatacacacaagaacccacactggagaaaaacctttttcttgctcagtttgtggtcaaagattcaatctCAAGAGTACCTTAAaacgacacacaagaacccacactggcgaaaaacctttttcctgctcagtttgtggtcaaagattcagtcaaaAACATAGcttgaaaatacacacaagaacccacactggagaaaaacctttttcttgctcagtttgtggtcaaagattcaatcgCAAGAGTATCTTAAAACGACACACAAGTACCCACACTGGCGATAAACTTTTTGCCTGCTCaatttgtgatcaaagattcagGAACAACGGAAACTTGATATTCCAcagaagaacccacactggtgaaaaacctatttcctgctcagtttgtggaaaaggTTTTTTTCAGGCAGGAGACTtaacaaaacacacaagaactcactttggcgaaaaaccttttccctgctTAGTTTGTGGAAAAGGTTTTGGTCAGGCGGGAGACCTaaaaagacacacaagaacccacactggcgaaaaacctttttcctgctcagtttgtggtcaaagattcagtcaaaAACATAGcttgaaaatacacacaagaacccacactggagaaaaacctttttcttgctcagtttgtggtcaaagattcaatctCAAGAGTACCTTAAaacgacacacaagaacccacactggcgaaaaacctttttcctgctcagtttgtggtcaaagattcagtcaaaAACATAGcttgaaaatacacacaagaacccacactggagaagaacctttttcttgctcagtttgtggtcaaagattcaatcgCAAGAGTATCTTAAAACGACACACAAGTACCCACACTGGCGATAAACTTTTTGCCTGCTCaatttgtgatcaaagattcagGAACAACGGAAACTTGATATTCCAcagaagaacccacactggtgaaaaacctatttcctgctcagtttgtggaaaaggTTTTGTTCATGCAGGAGAATTAACAAAACACACAaggacccacactggcgaaaaacctttttcctgctcagtttgtggtcaaaaattcacTCAAAAAAGTAGTttgaaaatacacacaagaattcacactggagaaaaaccttttacctgctcagtttgtggtcaaggattcgctCGCAAGGATCGGATTAAGAGACACGTGTGTGTTGGTGTGAGAAGCAGTGGCCAATGA